The DNA segment CTGTATATGTTCCACCATGAACCGAGTTACGATGATCAGCAGCTGTACATCAACCAGAAAGCGGCTCGTGATTACGCTCGCTCGATCGGTGGCGGCGAGCTGAAGATCAATCTCGCCCGGGAGGGTGAAGCAATCGAGGTGTAAGCACACGTGAGGCGTATTGCATGGATTTTTTGTTAAAAGATCGTTACGTTCTGGCGGCGTATATGTTATTTCGTCAGCATGAGGAAGAACTCGATCCGATACAGTGTCAACTGTACAGCGAACTGCAACGGAGCATTTTCCGGGGAATGACCCTGGAGGAGGTAGAAAAAATTGAAACAATCTACGCAGATTTTTCTTGAGCGCAGCATGCGGGTTATTGCAGTGCTTTTACTGGCACTGCTGCCGCTGTCGCTTTCGGGCCAGTACAATCCCCCGACCGGGGCCAACGAACTCGACCGACTGCTAAGCCCGCGTCTGCTGGCAACCGGGCCGTTCGGTTTGATCGACGAATACCCCTCTGCCAGTGTGATTAATCCGGCTGCCGGTGCCCCGCTGCAGCGAACCTTCCTTGATTTTTCCTATCTGACCGGTGTCGATTTTTCCAGCGGTGGTGCGGATTTCGGTGCGCATATCCTGAATCTTGGCGGTTCCTATTCCACACCTGCCGGCGTGGTGAGCGGTAGTCTGCAGGCTGCGTTTGCCGAAATGGATATGTTCACGGTTGGAAACATTGGTCGCCTGAATGCCGCCTTTGCCAAAACCCTGTATGATACGATTGATGTCGGTGCCGGTGTACAGCTCTCTACCGGATACGGTGATCGCTGGGACGGGGGAGCCGCCCTCAGCCTTGGCTATATACACCGTATAGAAGACCGTATCGGATTGAACAATGCCCGCTACGGCATCTCGATTGCGGGTTTGGGCAAATGGTTTCGCGGCTACGATGCACTTTCGCCATACCCGTCGCCATTCACCCCGGCTGCAGAGTTTGCGTTTTCTCCTGCCGAGGGGGATCAGCTCAAGCTTGATGTCTATGCCCAGATGTCGGCTCCCTCATTCCGGAATCTTCGCGGTCACATCGGCACAGAGCTTACAATCCGTGATCGTCTGAGCCTGCAAACCGGCCTTGGACTCGATCTGCATGAGGTGCTGAATAATGGTGGAGATGTAGGGCGGTATCTTCCCAGCATCGGGTTGAATGTCCGTATCCCGATGGCCTTGCCCGACGACAGCAATGGGGTTGTCGCCGCCCAGGGCTGGAATCAGAGCGAGTTGAATGTACGAACTGCAGCAGCGCCAATGCCGGGAGAAAGCTGGGTGTTTGCCGCCGGGGTCAATGCAGCCCTCGGGGTGATTGACCGTACCCCACCGCGGATTGAGGCTGATGTTGCTGATCGCGTATACATCTCGCCCAATAATGACGGGATACAGGATTATCTGGAATTTCCCGTCGAGATAACCGATGAGCGCTATGTGATGGGGTACCGACTGATTGTTCGTGACGCCGATGGTGAGACGGTACGCCTGATTGAAAACGCCGACCAGCGTCCCGATAGTGAAGGTGTCCGAAATGTTATTGACCGCCTGCTTGAGGTGACCACCGGCATCCCGGTCCCGGAAACCCTTCGGTGGGATGGCCGAACCGATGCCGGAGCACGCGCTGATGATGGCGAGTATACCTTTCAGATTGAAGCCTGGGACGACAACAACAACCTTGGCAGTTCGGTGCTCCGCACCGTGGTAGTAGACACCCTGCCGCCCCAGCTGACGCTGGATCCGCCACAGGGGGATGCACGAATATTCTCGCCCAGCGAAGACAGCCTGCAGAATACCGTCGCATTCGGCCAATCCGGCAGCCAGGAAGATCTGTGGCGCGGGGTTATCCTCGACGCCCAGGATCAGGTTGTGCGCAGCTATGAATGGCAAGACTCGGCACCAGAAGATTTTGAGTGGGACGGATTCAATAATGATGGCGAGATTGTACCCGACGGGGTATACAGTTATCGTATCACCAGCCGCGACCGTGCCGGCAACAGTACCGAGAAATCGGTAGCCAATATTATTGTAAACACCGAGCCAACCCCGGTCAGTATTACTATCAGCCGCTCGATTTTTTCACCGAACGATAATGGGATCCACGATACGATTCGATTGCTGCCGGAGATCGGCAACACCAGCGGTATTCGTGACTGGAGTATTACGGTGTTTGACAGTCGTGGGGCTGCAGTCAGAACCTACCGTGATGTCGGGGTTCCCCGATCAACCGGAATATTATTTGATGGGCGTAACAACAGCGGACAACGGCTGCCAGAGGGGCGTTATCGAGCCGAACTGGTGGTAAATTACCGCAATGGAAACCGTCCGACTGCCTTCAGTCCGGATTTTGTTATCGATGTAACCCCTCCTGCGGCCACCGTTTCAGCAGAACACGCAATATTTTCGCCGAACAACAGCGGGGTGCGCGATACCCAGATTCTGTATCAGGAAACCAGCCAGGAGGAAGAATGGGTCGGCATTCTGAGGGATCGCAACGGGCGTACCGTACGCGAGTTTGTCTGGCACGGAACCGCCGCCGCACAGTTTGAATGGGATGGACGCACATCAAGCGGAGAACTGGCAAGGGATGGCATCTACAGCTATCAGCTGACCGCAACCGACCGCGCCGGCAACACCGGAGAGTCAAACATCGTTGAGTTTGAACTCAACACCGAAGAGACTCCGGTGCTGGTTACTACCAATTACGATGCCTTCAGCCCGACAGGGCAGGGACATAAAGACACCATCTCGATCATTCCGAATCTTGCCAAGGATGATGACATCGAGTACTTCCGCTTTGAGATCCTGCGTGCCGATGATCAGCAGGTTGTGCGTACCGTCACCGGCAGTGGAACCCTGCGTGAGCCCTTTGTGTGGGATGGACGCAACCAGGACGGGCTGCCGTCTGCCGATGGCGGCTACACTGCACAACTCGAGATTCTCTACCTGAACGGCAATCTGGAACAGGCGCGCACCGATGTCTTTATCC comes from the Spirochaeta africana DSM 8902 genome and includes:
- a CDS encoding FlgD immunoglobulin-like domain containing protein — encoded protein: MKQSTQIFLERSMRVIAVLLLALLPLSLSGQYNPPTGANELDRLLSPRLLATGPFGLIDEYPSASVINPAAGAPLQRTFLDFSYLTGVDFSSGGADFGAHILNLGGSYSTPAGVVSGSLQAAFAEMDMFTVGNIGRLNAAFAKTLYDTIDVGAGVQLSTGYGDRWDGGAALSLGYIHRIEDRIGLNNARYGISIAGLGKWFRGYDALSPYPSPFTPAAEFAFSPAEGDQLKLDVYAQMSAPSFRNLRGHIGTELTIRDRLSLQTGLGLDLHEVLNNGGDVGRYLPSIGLNVRIPMALPDDSNGVVAAQGWNQSELNVRTAAAPMPGESWVFAAGVNAALGVIDRTPPRIEADVADRVYISPNNDGIQDYLEFPVEITDERYVMGYRLIVRDADGETVRLIENADQRPDSEGVRNVIDRLLEVTTGIPVPETLRWDGRTDAGARADDGEYTFQIEAWDDNNNLGSSVLRTVVVDTLPPQLTLDPPQGDARIFSPSEDSLQNTVAFGQSGSQEDLWRGVILDAQDQVVRSYEWQDSAPEDFEWDGFNNDGEIVPDGVYSYRITSRDRAGNSTEKSVANIIVNTEPTPVSITISRSIFSPNDNGIHDTIRLLPEIGNTSGIRDWSITVFDSRGAAVRTYRDVGVPRSTGILFDGRNNSGQRLPEGRYRAELVVNYRNGNRPTAFSPDFVIDVTPPAATVSAEHAIFSPNNSGVRDTQILYQETSQEEEWVGILRDRNGRTVREFVWHGTAAAQFEWDGRTSSGELARDGIYSYQLTATDRAGNTGESNIVEFELNTEETPVLVTTNYDAFSPTGQGHKDTISIIPNLAKDDDIEYFRFEILRADDQQVVRTVTGSGTLREPFVWDGRNQDGLPSADGGYTAQLEILYLNGNLEQARTDVFILDTEPPQAEIAADFLLFSPDGDGRRDEIPITQRNLTDDYWIGSIVNAAGETVIEFRWGTDLQDFTWDGRDAEGNLVADGVYKYQVRSEDEAGNRTEYSITDITVDTRPTSVFATVEYPAIAPNLEGTRAEQRINTFVNLTDGADRWELQILDADEQIVRTFSGTDVRSSASLSWDGRTEDGEIIEGRFRARFIVDYEKGNRPTARTREFLVDTTPPSADIVLDPVPFSPDNDGIDDELSIALNLEDASGIADWRFEIRDRNNRPFHIIEGSGAPGRTLTWDGRSSITGELVISAEDYPYEFTVSDVLGNTAVYTGVIPIDILVIRDGDRLKVQIPSITFAANSPELLVDPDTEVGAKNRAIVERLVEIFTRYNAYSIQVEGHAVNLTQTAREEREELQPLSLARAQSVRQALIDGGLSSNRITAVGRGGMEPIVPHTDEDERWKNRRVEFILIR